One genomic window of Caldibacillus debilis DSM 16016 includes the following:
- a CDS encoding electron transfer flavoprotein subunit alpha/FixB family protein, with translation MPRKVIVLSEIKDGSIRNVSFEAIAAGKTIAQGGEVVALLLGESVAHLADPLFHYGADRVIVIEHENLRHYTSEGYSQALMEVIREEQPGGIVFGHTALGKDLSPKIATKLDSGLVSDVTQIEASGEDFLFTRPIYSGKAFEKKRIKEGILFITIRPNNIPPLEKDESRTGGLEKKNVEIKDLRTVIKEVVRKTSEGVDLTEAKVVVSGGRGVKSAEGFEPLKELAAVLGGAVGASRGACDAGYCDYSLQIGQTGKVVTPDLYIACGISGAIQHLAGMSNSKVIVAINKDPEANIFKVADYGIVGDLFEVVPMLTEEIKKLKANA, from the coding sequence ATGCCAAGAAAGGTCATCGTTTTAAGCGAAATAAAGGACGGTTCGATCCGCAATGTCTCCTTTGAAGCGATCGCCGCGGGGAAGACCATCGCCCAAGGCGGCGAAGTCGTCGCCCTCCTGTTGGGGGAATCGGTCGCCCATTTGGCGGATCCGCTTTTCCATTACGGCGCCGACCGGGTGATCGTCATCGAGCATGAAAATCTGCGCCATTATACGTCCGAAGGGTATTCGCAGGCGTTGATGGAAGTGATTCGCGAAGAACAGCCGGGCGGGATCGTTTTCGGGCACACGGCCCTCGGAAAGGATCTTTCGCCGAAGATCGCCACCAAACTGGATTCCGGCCTGGTGTCCGATGTGACGCAAATCGAAGCTTCGGGCGAGGATTTCCTATTTACGCGGCCGATTTACTCAGGAAAGGCCTTCGAGAAAAAGCGGATCAAGGAAGGGATCCTGTTCATCACCATCCGCCCGAACAACATCCCGCCCCTGGAAAAGGATGAGTCCCGCACCGGAGGCTTGGAAAAGAAAAACGTAGAGATCAAAGATTTGCGGACGGTTATCAAAGAGGTCGTCCGGAAGACGAGCGAAGGGGTGGACCTGACCGAGGCCAAAGTGGTCGTATCCGGGGGGCGCGGCGTAAAGAGCGCGGAAGGCTTTGAACCGTTGAAGGAATTGGCCGCTGTATTGGGCGGGGCCGTCGGGGCGAGCCGGGGGGCATGTGACGCCGGCTATTGCGATTATTCCCTGCAGATCGGGCAAACGGGGAAAGTCGTCACCCCCGATTTGTATATCGCCTGCGGCATCTCCGGCGCCATCCAGCATCTGGCCGGGATGTCCAATTCGAAGGTGATCGTGGCCATCAATAAGGATCCGGAAGCCAACATCTTTAAAGTGGCCGATTACGGCATCGTCGGGGATTTATTCGAAGTCGTGCCGATGCTTACGGAAGAAATCAAAAAATTGAAGGCGAACGCGTAA
- the trxA gene encoding thioredoxin: MAIVHATDQTFRQETSQGLVLTDFWANWCGPCRMIAPVLEEIDAEMGDKVKIVKLDVDQNQETAVQYGVMSIPTLILFKDGEVVDKVVGYRPKEELVEFINKHL; encoded by the coding sequence ATGGCTATTGTTCACGCGACCGATCAAACTTTCCGCCAAGAAACGAGCCAAGGTCTGGTATTGACCGATTTCTGGGCGAACTGGTGCGGGCCGTGCCGGATGATTGCCCCGGTGCTGGAAGAGATCGATGCCGAAATGGGAGATAAAGTGAAAATCGTCAAACTGGACGTGGATCAAAATCAGGAAACCGCCGTCCAATACGGCGTCATGAGCATTCCCACGTTAATTCTCTTCAAAGACGGCGAAGTGGTCGACAAGGTCGTCGGTTACCGCCCGAAGGAAGAATTGGTGGAATTCATTAATAAGCATCTGTAA
- the uvrC gene encoding excinuclease ABC subunit UvrC: MDERKRLQEKLALLPDLPGCYLMKDEHDQVIYVGKAKVLKNRVRSYFVGSHDGKTQALVNEIRDFEYIITSSDIEALILEMNLIKKYKPKYNAMLKDDKSYPFIKLTAERHPRLIITRKVKRDKGKYFGPYPNVRAAKDTKRLLDRLYPLRKCQTLPDRPCLYYHIGQCLAPCIHDVPEETYKKMTDEISKFLNGGHEEVKKQLTEKMHEAAEALDFERAKEYRDKIRHIEVTMEQQKVALNDYIDRDVFGYAVDKGWMCVQVFFIRQGKLIERDVSIFPVYNEPKEEILTFLGQFYEKENHFKPKEILLPAEVDEQLAGALLNVPVIKPRRGKKKELVQLAVKNAGQALKEKLLLMERDEARTTRAAENLGKILGIGYPRRIEAFDNSNIQGVHPVSAMVVFTDGKPDKKEYRKYRVKTVQGPDDFETMREIARRRYLRVLRENLPLPDLIIVDGGKGQIEAVKDVLQNEFDLDIPVAGLAKDDRHQTARLLFGDPLAVVPLEKNSEEFYLLQRIQEEVHRFAVAFHRQVRSKSMIHSVLDEVPGIGEKRKKLLLKHFGSVKKMKEASLEDFLRIGLPKNVCEALVEKLKE, encoded by the coding sequence ATGGATGAAAGAAAGAGATTGCAGGAAAAATTGGCCCTCCTTCCCGATCTGCCCGGCTGCTATCTGATGAAGGACGAGCATGACCAGGTCATCTATGTCGGCAAGGCGAAGGTGCTCAAGAACCGGGTGCGTTCCTATTTTGTCGGGAGCCATGACGGGAAGACCCAGGCCCTCGTCAACGAGATCCGCGATTTTGAATACATCATCACCTCATCCGATATAGAGGCGTTAATTTTGGAAATGAATTTGATCAAAAAATACAAACCGAAATATAACGCCATGCTGAAGGATGACAAAAGCTATCCCTTCATCAAATTGACGGCGGAGCGCCATCCCCGCCTGATCATTACGAGAAAAGTCAAGCGGGATAAAGGGAAGTATTTCGGGCCGTACCCGAACGTGCGCGCGGCGAAGGATACGAAACGGCTGCTCGACCGGCTGTATCCGCTGCGCAAATGCCAAACCCTTCCCGACCGGCCCTGCCTTTATTACCATATCGGCCAATGCCTGGCCCCCTGCATCCATGACGTCCCTGAAGAAACCTACAAGAAAATGACCGACGAAATCAGCAAATTTTTAAACGGCGGCCATGAAGAAGTAAAAAAACAACTGACGGAAAAAATGCACGAAGCGGCCGAGGCGCTGGATTTTGAAAGGGCGAAGGAATACCGGGACAAAATCCGCCATATCGAAGTGACGATGGAACAGCAAAAGGTGGCCTTGAACGATTATATCGACCGGGATGTGTTCGGATACGCCGTCGATAAGGGCTGGATGTGCGTGCAGGTGTTTTTCATCCGCCAAGGAAAGCTGATCGAGCGGGACGTTTCCATCTTCCCGGTCTATAATGAGCCGAAGGAAGAAATCTTAACCTTCCTCGGGCAATTTTATGAAAAGGAAAACCATTTTAAACCGAAGGAAATCCTTTTGCCTGCGGAAGTGGATGAACAATTGGCCGGGGCCCTGTTAAACGTCCCCGTCATCAAACCGAGGCGGGGGAAGAAGAAGGAACTGGTGCAATTGGCCGTGAAAAATGCCGGCCAGGCCCTGAAGGAAAAGCTGCTGCTGATGGAAAGGGACGAGGCGAGGACGACCCGCGCGGCGGAAAATCTGGGAAAAATCTTGGGGATCGGTTACCCGCGGCGCATCGAAGCCTTCGACAATTCGAACATTCAAGGGGTCCATCCCGTATCGGCCATGGTCGTCTTTACCGACGGCAAGCCCGACAAAAAGGAATATCGCAAGTACAGGGTGAAGACCGTCCAAGGACCGGACGATTTCGAGACGATGCGGGAAATTGCCCGCCGCCGGTACCTGCGGGTGTTAAGAGAAAACCTGCCGCTGCCCGATCTGATCATCGTCGACGGGGGGAAGGGACAAATCGAAGCGGTGAAGGACGTGTTGCAAAATGAATTCGACCTGGATATCCCCGTCGCCGGGCTGGCGAAGGATGACCGGCACCAGACCGCCCGTTTGCTGTTCGGCGATCCTTTGGCCGTCGTTCCGCTGGAAAAAAACAGCGAGGAATTTTATTTGCTGCAACGCATCCAGGAGGAAGTCCACCGTTTCGCCGTCGCCTTCCACCGGCAGGTCCGGTCGAAATCGATGATCCATTCCGTGCTGGATGAAGTCCCGGGGATCGGTGAAAAAAGAAAGAAGCTGCTGTTGAAGCATTTCGGATCGGTGAAAAAAATGAAGGAGGCCTCCCTGGAAGATTTCCTGCGCATCGGTCTGCCGAAAAATGTTTGCGAGGCGCTGGTCGAAAAATTGAAGGAGTAA
- a CDS encoding aspartate kinase: MGRIVQKYGGSSVATIEKIIRVAERIKRTAKEGHEMVVVVSAMGDTTDELLGMAKSISLNPDKRELDMLLTTGEQVSSALLAMALRETGEKAVSLTGWQAGIRTESVHGNARILQIDTKRIEEELAKGKIVVVTGFQGVTEAGEITALGRGGSDTTAVALAAALHADRCEIYTDVTGVFTSDPRRIQKARKLPAVSYDEMIEMAHLGAQVLHPRSVEFAKNFRVPLVVRSSMSDEEGTWIVEEEKMEKNLIVRGVAFEKNITRITVHGLPDVMENLSAIFTGLARENVDVDIIIQNVSGETENQVSFSVKDDQLNDALAVLEKLRGELGFKNVEWESGLAKVSIVGSGMVSNPGVAAKMFSTLAENGIFIKMISTSEIKISVVVDEEQMIRAAETLHHAFGLDRAEREVKTK; this comes from the coding sequence ATGGGAAGGATTGTGCAGAAATACGGAGGATCTTCTGTCGCCACCATCGAAAAAATCATCCGCGTGGCGGAACGGATCAAACGGACGGCGAAGGAAGGGCATGAAATGGTGGTCGTCGTTTCCGCCATGGGAGACACGACCGATGAGCTCCTCGGCATGGCCAAAAGCATCAGCCTGAACCCGGACAAAAGGGAACTGGACATGCTTCTCACCACCGGGGAACAGGTCAGCAGCGCCCTTTTGGCCATGGCCCTGCGGGAAACCGGAGAAAAGGCCGTCTCCCTGACCGGCTGGCAGGCGGGCATACGGACGGAATCCGTCCACGGAAATGCCCGGATCCTGCAGATCGATACGAAACGGATCGAAGAGGAATTGGCGAAGGGAAAAATCGTCGTCGTCACCGGTTTTCAGGGGGTGACGGAAGCGGGGGAAATCACCGCTTTGGGTCGGGGCGGCTCCGATACGACGGCGGTCGCCCTCGCCGCCGCCCTCCATGCGGACCGGTGCGAGATCTATACCGACGTGACCGGGGTGTTCACTTCCGATCCCCGGCGGATCCAAAAAGCGCGAAAATTGCCTGCCGTCTCCTATGACGAAATGATCGAGATGGCCCATTTGGGGGCGCAGGTTCTGCATCCCCGGTCGGTGGAATTCGCGAAAAATTTCCGCGTTCCCCTCGTCGTGCGTTCCAGCATGTCCGATGAGGAAGGAACCTGGATTGTCGAGGAGGAAAAGATGGAAAAAAATTTGATTGTGCGCGGCGTGGCTTTTGAAAAAAACATAACCCGGATCACGGTCCACGGCCTTCCCGATGTGATGGAAAACCTGTCGGCCATCTTTACGGGCCTGGCGCGGGAAAACGTGGATGTGGACATCATCATTCAAAATGTTTCCGGAGAAACGGAAAATCAAGTTTCCTTTTCCGTTAAGGACGACCAGCTCAACGATGCCCTTGCCGTCCTGGAGAAATTGAGGGGCGAACTGGGATTTAAAAACGTGGAATGGGAATCGGGGCTGGCGAAGGTTTCCATCGTCGGATCGGGGATGGTTTCCAATCCCGGGGTGGCCGCCAAGATGTTTTCCACGCTGGCGGAAAACGGGATTTTCATCAAGATGATCAGCACCTCGGAGATCAAGATCAGCGTGGTCGTCGATGAGGAGCAAATGATCCGGGCGGCGGAAACCCTCCACCATGCCTTCGGGCTGGACCGGGCCGAACGGGAAGTCAAAACAAAATAA
- a CDS encoding YslB family protein has protein sequence MEKSEQAKSISVASPLTVPAFGYELIREELISDLLGKDRPAILYWAGKRLARNYPLFSLDEMKEFFLNAGWGELQLVKEGKREAEFELTGELIRNRIQRTTNLTFQLEAGFLAEQIQQQKKVFAEALETLKKDEGKVRFLVQWDTAPFD, from the coding sequence GTGGAAAAAAGTGAACAAGCGAAATCGATTTCCGTCGCCAGTCCATTGACCGTCCCCGCTTTCGGCTACGAATTGATCCGGGAAGAACTGATCAGCGATCTCCTGGGAAAGGATCGCCCCGCGATTTTATATTGGGCCGGAAAGCGGTTGGCAAGGAATTATCCGTTGTTTTCCTTGGATGAGATGAAAGAGTTTTTTTTAAACGCCGGCTGGGGAGAATTGCAGCTTGTGAAAGAAGGCAAGCGCGAAGCCGAATTTGAATTGACCGGCGAACTGATCCGGAACCGGATTCAAAGGACGACGAACCTCACCTTCCAATTGGAGGCCGGTTTCCTTGCGGAGCAGATCCAGCAGCAGAAAAAAGTTTTCGCCGAAGCCCTTGAAACCTTAAAAAAGGACGAGGGAAAAGTCCGCTTCCTCGTCCAATGGGACACGGCCCCCTTCGATTAA
- a CDS encoding succinate dehydrogenase cytochrome b558 subunit — translation MASNREFFYRRLHSLLGVVPVGIFLVQHLMVNHFATRGEEAFNRAAHFMENLPFRLFLEIFVIFLPLLFHAIYGVYIAFTAKFNLKEFGTFRNWMFVLQRITGIFLVIFISWHVGETRIASEFGTPVDYQMMANILDNPFMFVFYLLGVLSAVFHLCNGLWSFCVSWGITVSPRSQQIFTYLSLILFVLLSIVGIRALYAFV, via the coding sequence ATGGCCAGTAACCGCGAATTTTTTTACCGGAGGTTGCACTCCCTGTTGGGAGTCGTCCCAGTAGGCATTTTCTTGGTCCAACATTTGATGGTCAACCATTTTGCAACCAGGGGTGAAGAGGCTTTCAACCGGGCGGCCCATTTTATGGAAAACCTGCCCTTTCGTCTTTTTTTGGAAATCTTTGTGATCTTTTTGCCTCTGCTGTTCCACGCCATTTACGGCGTCTACATCGCCTTTACGGCGAAATTTAACCTGAAGGAATTCGGGACTTTCCGGAACTGGATGTTCGTTTTGCAAAGGATCACCGGTATTTTTCTCGTTATCTTCATCTCCTGGCATGTGGGAGAGACCCGCATCGCTTCCGAATTCGGAACGCCCGTTGACTATCAAATGATGGCAAATATTTTGGACAATCCCTTCATGTTCGTTTTTTATCTTCTCGGCGTGCTGTCCGCTGTTTTCCATCTTTGCAACGGATTGTGGTCCTTCTGCGTCAGCTGGGGAATCACCGTGTCTCCGCGTTCGCAGCAAATTTTTACATACCTCAGCCTGATCTTGTTCGTCCTTTTGTCCATTGTGGGCATCCGCGCTTTATACGCGTTTGTATAA